The following nucleotide sequence is from Streptomyces sp. NBC_00239.
TACGGGGCCGTGGGGGAGACCTTCGGCGAGGCCGTGTTCTCCACCGGCATGACCGGCTACCAGGAGACCCTCACCGACCCGTCGTACCACCGCCAGGTCGTCGTGATGACCGCCCCGCACGTGGGCAACACCGGCGTCAACGACGAGGACCCCGAGTCCTCCCGCATCTGGGTGAGCGGCTACGTCGTCCGCGACCCCGCCCGCATCCCCTCGAACTGGCGCTCCCAGCGCACGCTCGACGAGGAGCTGGAGCGCCAGGGCGTCGTCGGCATCTCCGGCATCGACACCCGCGCCCTCACCCGCCACCTGCGCGAGCGCGGCGCCATGCGCGTCGGCATCTTCTCCGGCGAGGCCTGGAAGGGCGTCCGGGACGAGGCCCTGCTGGCCAAGGTGCAGAACGCGCCCCAGATGAAGGGCGCCGACCTCTCCGCAGAGGTCGCGACCAAGGAGGCGTACGTCGTCCCCGCGATCGGCGAGAAGAAGTTCACCGTCGCCGCGATCGACCTGGGCATCAAGGGCATGACCCCGCACCGGATGGCCGAGCGCGGCATCGAGGTGCACGTGCTCCCCGCCACCTCCACCGTCGAGGACGTCTACGCCGTCAACCCGGACGGCGTGTTCTTCTCGAACGGCCCCGGCGACCCGGCCACCGCCGACCACGCGGTCTCCGTGATGAAGGGCGTGCTGGAGCGCAGGACGCCGCTCTTCGGCATCTGCTTCGGCAACCAGATCCTGGGCCGCGCGCTCGGCTTCGGCACGTACAAGCTGAAGTACGGCCACCGCGGCATCAACCAGCCGGTGCAGGACCGTACGACCGGCAAGGTCGAGGTCACCGCGCACAACCACGGCTTCGCCGTCGACGCCCCGCTGGACAAGGTGTCCGACACCCCGTTCGGCCGCGCCGAGGTCTCCCACGTCTGCCTCAACGACGACGTGGTGGAGGGCCTGCGGCTGCTCGACCAGCCGGCCTTCAGCGTCCAGTACCACCCCGAGGCGGCGGCCGGCCCGCACGACGCCGCCTACCTCTTCGACCGCTTCACGTCTTTGATGGACACCGCCCAGATGGAGGCCGATCGTGCCTAAGCGCACCGATATCCAGTCCGTCCTGGTCATCGGCTCCGGTCCGATCGTCATCGGCCAGGCCGCCGAGTTCGACTACTCCGGCACCCAGGCCTGCCGCATCCTCAAGGCCGAGGGCCTGCGGGTCATCCTGGTGAACTCCAACCCGGCGACGATCATGACCGACCCGGAGATCGCCGACGCCACGTACGTCGAGCCGATCACCCCCGAGTTCGTCGAGAAGATCATCGCCAAGGAGCGCCCCGACGCGCTCCTGCCCACCCTCGGCGGCCAGACCGCGCTCAACACCGCGATCTCCATGCACGAGCAGGGTGTGCTGGAGAAGTACGACGTCGAGCTCATCGGCGCCAACGTCGAGGCCATCAACAAGGGCGAGGACCGCGACCTCTTCAAGGGCGTCGTCGAGGCCGTCAAGGCGAAGATCGGCTACGGCGAGTCCGCCCGCTCGGTCATCTGCCACACGATGGACGAGGTCATCGCCGGCGTCGACACCCTCGGCGGCTACCCCGTCGTCGTCCGCCCCTCCTTCACCATGGGCGGCGCCGGCTCCGGCTTCGCCCACGACGAGGACGAGCTGCGCCGCATCGCCGGCCAGGGCCTGACGCTCT
It contains:
- the carA gene encoding glutamine-hydrolyzing carbamoyl-phosphate synthase small subunit produces the protein MTTSTRGAKAPAVLVLEDGRIFRGRAYGAVGETFGEAVFSTGMTGYQETLTDPSYHRQVVVMTAPHVGNTGVNDEDPESSRIWVSGYVVRDPARIPSNWRSQRTLDEELERQGVVGISGIDTRALTRHLRERGAMRVGIFSGEAWKGVRDEALLAKVQNAPQMKGADLSAEVATKEAYVVPAIGEKKFTVAAIDLGIKGMTPHRMAERGIEVHVLPATSTVEDVYAVNPDGVFFSNGPGDPATADHAVSVMKGVLERRTPLFGICFGNQILGRALGFGTYKLKYGHRGINQPVQDRTTGKVEVTAHNHGFAVDAPLDKVSDTPFGRAEVSHVCLNDDVVEGLRLLDQPAFSVQYHPEAAAGPHDAAYLFDRFTSLMDTAQMEADRA